Below is a window of Janthinobacterium lividum DNA.
ATGCTGGGGCAAGTGTGGCAAGGCTTGTCGTTCGGTATCGGTTTTTACCTAGTGCTGGCAGCCAGCATTGTCCTGGCCGCTTACGGTGTTGGCGAATACAAACGCAAGAGCATCGGCTAAGCCCCGCACTCCCCCACACATCAACTTTGAAGGAAATACCATGCAACGCACCCTCCCCGCCCTGCTCGCCATCGCCATCGCCATCCTGCTGTCCGCCTGCGGCAAGCCCTCCGACAATGCAACGCCGGCGGCCTCGGCGCCCGCCACCAGCGTGGCCGACATGGCCGCCAAGGCGCAAGTAAAAGCGGCCGCCGCCAGCCTGCCGCAAGCGGACGCTGCCACGCCAACGTCCAGCTATGTCGACATCACGAGCGGCAACCAGTTGATGTACAGCTACATCGCCCTGTCCGACGTGCCACCCGATTACGCGGCCGTGGCGCAGCGCATCTCGCGCGACTATGCGGGCAGCAACGATGCCTTCCGCAAGCAGGAAGTGCTCGACGCCCTGAAACCGCAGATCGACGCCAAGGTCAACGAAGCGAAAACCAAACGCTACCTGCGCTACCAGATCAATGGCCAGGGCGCGCTGTCGCCATACGCCATGGACAAGGCCGCCTTCCCCGCCAAGTTCGCCGAAGCGGGCACGTATTACTACATGTACGACAACGGCGACTACAAGCTGGCGTTCACGAATGGCGACGGTTACTCACTGCTGAAGGTAGACCAGGAGGCGGCGCGCAAGATCGAGGCGGCGCGCAGCGGCTACAAGGACTTCGCCATCGTCGTGTATGCCTACGCCCAGGAAGCGGACATGGCCAGCAAGCAGGTCAAGGCGCAGATCGTCAAGGTGGCGATCAAGCTGAACGGGCAGGAAATTCCTGTGCAGCAAGCGCTGTAAGCACCGGGGCCTTTGCGTTACACTGTTCGCCACATTGCATCGGGATAGCGACATGGGCGAACAGACACAGGCGGAACAACATCTGGCGAAGGGCCAGCAACTGCAGCAGCAAGGCAAGCTGATCGAGGCGATCAACGCCTACCAGGCCGCCCATAAACTGAACCCGGCCCTGGCCGAAGCACAGCATTTCCAGGGACTGGCGATGCTGGAGCTGGGCCAGGGCGCCATCGGCCTGGGCTTGCTGAAACTGTCGCTCAAGCAGCAACCGGAGAACGCCCTGTTCCACTACAACCTGGGCAACGTGCTGCGCGGCACGGACAGCGAAGCGGCGCTGGCCAGCTACGCTACGGCGGCGCGGCTGGCGCCGCACGAGCACGATTTCGCCATCAGCCATGCCGAATTGCTGCTGGGAAAACAGCGCCTGGCCGACACCATCGCCGAGCTGGAACGGGCCCATGCGCTGCGTCCGCAGCGCTGGCAAACCCTGCAGGGTCTGGCCGAGTTGTATTACCGCACGGGACAGCAGGCACTGGCGCTGGCACGCTACGCGCAGGCCCTGGCGTTGCATCCGGCACTGGCGCAAACGTGCCGCATCGGCTTTGCCAGCCCCAGCACTGAAAACACGGAACGGCTGAGCACGCCCGACGTAACGGCAAGCTTGCACGATTTCCTGCGCGAAACCGACCTGCACATCCTCGACGATTTCCTGCCCGACCCGGCCGCCTGGCGCGCGCAGGCGCTGGCTTTACCGTTCGAGCAGCAGCGCTATGCCGGGCAGAACTACCCGGGCAGCCAGACCGCGGGCCAGCCCAGTCAAGACATCATGGAGCGCATCGCCACGGCGCTGGGCCGCCCCATCCGTTTTATCTCGCCCGACAATGGTTCCTACCGCCTCAGCTATGCGGACGCGATGGCGCGCACGGATATCCACGTGGATAACGAGACGGGCAACAATTTCAATTTCTATGCGGGCGTGCTGTATCTGAACCCGCCCGAACAGTGCCAGGGCGGCACCACCTTCTGGCGCCACCAGCCCAGCGGCTGGTACCGTCGCTTGCCAGAAGCGGACGTAAAAGCGGGCGGCTACGCCAGCTTCAAGGATTTCCAGAAACGCTGGCTGCCGAACAGTAAAGTGCAGAAATTCAACGACTTGCAGGAACAGCGCGACAGTTGGCAAGCGCTGCTGGAAGTGCCGATGCGCCACAACCGATTGATCGTGTACAAGGGCCACTACTTTCACTCGATCAGCAATGTGTTTGGCGACACGCCGGAGAATGGCCGCCTGGTGCAGCTGTTCTTTTTGAAGTGCCCGATTAAGTTATTCGCAGTAAAAATCGCCGAAGTTGATGACGGCGCCCAAGAAAATGTTCAGGGCTAGGCGCCGTGCCGCAGGCAGTACGAATGTACGACAAGGCACGGCAACAACGCCATGGACGTTTTATTGGGTGATCGTCAATACATGTCAGCGGCCGTGGCGCGTACTGCTTTCAATAGCATGTCCGCGCCCGGCGACAGCAAATGATCCTGCTGGCGAATGATGCCGAAGGCATCCATCTTGCACGGCAGCTCGATGGGCAAGATGCTCAGCACGTTCAACGATTCGTAGTAATGCGCCACTTCCGTCGGCATCACGTGCAGCGAATCCGTCTGCTGCAGCAAGGACGTGATCAAGAGCAAGGCGGTGGTGTCGACCACGTCGACGGGCGGTTCCTGGCCGGCGCGGCGGAACATCATGTCGAAGCGGTGGCGCAGGATGCTGCCTTGCGGCGGCAAGATCCACGGCTGACCCGCCAAGTCTTTCAGTTGCAGATTCTTGCGCGACAGCAGCGGATGGCCATTGCGCGCCACGGCGCTGGCCGGCTCTTCCGTCAATTCCTCGTAGATGAGGCCAGCGCTGCTTTCCTTTTCCAGGATGCGCCCGATCATGAAGTCCAAAGTTCCATGCTGCAGCATGTCCATCAGGGTGTTGCTGTGCTCCAGGTGCACGCCGATGCGCATCAGCGGCGCCTGCTGCTTGATGCGGGCAATCGCGCGCGGCAACAAGGCCATGGCCGGCGTCATGATGACGCCCACTTCCACCTGGCCCGTCAAGCCCGACTTCAGGGCGACGATGTCGTCATGCGCCAGCGACAAACTCGTCAAGGCCATGCGCGCGTGGCGTATCATCGTCTCGCCGTAGATCGTCGGCTCCATGCCGCGTGGCAACCTGTCGAACAGGCGCACGTCCAGCATCTCTTCCAGGTCCTTGATTTGCTTGGACGCGGCCGGCTGCGTCATGTGCAATTCTTCCGCCGCGCGGTGGATGTTGCGCTGCTCATCCAGGGCGATCAGCAGCAGCAATTGCCGCGTCTTCAGGCGGGCTCGCAAGAACCAGTTGGGGTTGAGGGTATCCATGAATAAATCATATCATGATCGATATCGGTATTAATTCAATATCGATATTATAGATATCGGTGTGTCTCCTTTTTGTACTGTGTGAAATGGCTCAGGACGCCTT
It encodes the following:
- a CDS encoding DUF6445 family protein — translated: MGEQTQAEQHLAKGQQLQQQGKLIEAINAYQAAHKLNPALAEAQHFQGLAMLELGQGAIGLGLLKLSLKQQPENALFHYNLGNVLRGTDSEAALASYATAARLAPHEHDFAISHAELLLGKQRLADTIAELERAHALRPQRWQTLQGLAELYYRTGQQALALARYAQALALHPALAQTCRIGFASPSTENTERLSTPDVTASLHDFLRETDLHILDDFLPDPAAWRAQALALPFEQQRYAGQNYPGSQTAGQPSQDIMERIATALGRPIRFISPDNGSYRLSYADAMARTDIHVDNETGNNFNFYAGVLYLNPPEQCQGGTTFWRHQPSGWYRRLPEADVKAGGYASFKDFQKRWLPNSKVQKFNDLQEQRDSWQALLEVPMRHNRLIVYKGHYFHSISNVFGDTPENGRLVQLFFLKCPIKLFAVKIAEVDDGAQENVQG
- a CDS encoding LysR family transcriptional regulator → MDTLNPNWFLRARLKTRQLLLLIALDEQRNIHRAAEELHMTQPAASKQIKDLEEMLDVRLFDRLPRGMEPTIYGETMIRHARMALTSLSLAHDDIVALKSGLTGQVEVGVIMTPAMALLPRAIARIKQQAPLMRIGVHLEHSNTLMDMLQHGTLDFMIGRILEKESSAGLIYEELTEEPASAVARNGHPLLSRKNLQLKDLAGQPWILPPQGSILRHRFDMMFRRAGQEPPVDVVDTTALLLITSLLQQTDSLHVMPTEVAHYYESLNVLSILPIELPCKMDAFGIIRQQDHLLSPGADMLLKAVRATAADMY